A window of Syntrophorhabdaceae bacterium genomic DNA:
AGGGAAAGGCCGGTCTGGAGCTTGATGTGCTGCCCGTCGCGGTCTTTGACAGGTTGAAGAGGGTCGTCGGTTTCGGCCGGTATGCCGATATATCAAAGCAGATCAAAGAGGTGCGGGCCATCAAGAGCCGGTTCGAGCTGGACCAGATAATGAGGTCGGGCGAGATGCTCTCCCATGTTTTCGCAAGGGCACGGGATGAGGTCCGCGAAGGCCGGACGGAGCTTGAGATCGAAGCGGTCCTCATGTCCGCCAGCAGAAAGATGGGCCATCAGGGTCTTCTCAGGATGAGAGGGATAAATCAGGAAATGATGACGATGACCGTGCAGGCGGGATTCACCGGTGCCCTTCCCACTTTGCTTGACGCGCCGATAACGGGGATAGGCGTTACACCTGCCGTCCCTCAGGGGTCCTCCTTCAAGGAGGTCGAGAGGGGTGTCCCGGTCACGATAGACTATGGCGGAGGGTATAACGGGTATATCACCGACGAGACGAGGACTTTCGTGGTCGGCGAACTCCGGGAGCCCTTCAGAAGGCCCTATGAAACAGCACAATCGATCATAGAGGATGTGATCGCCTTCGCAAGGCCGGGGACCGATTGCAGGGATATTTTTCGTCGCGCGGACGACATGGCAAGGAAGGCCGGCCTCAGGGAATACTTCATGGGATACGGCGAAGGCAAGGTGGGATTCATCGGCCATGGTCTCGGTCTCGAGATCAATGAACTGCCCGTCCTGACCCCGCGGCACGAAATGCTGCTGGAACGAGGGATGGTATTCGCATTTGAGCCGAAATTCGTACTTCCCAACCTCGGGGCGGTCGGCATCGAGATCGATCTCATAGTGGGCCCCGATCGAGTTGAACGGGTCACGACAAATTCGACAGACATTGCACGTATTTGATGCGTCACACATCAACGACCCGTTGTTTCGTGGAAAGGAGATCGTGATCCGAGCCGTTTGTCGGCAGGCGCGGAAACGCGTTTATTCTCCTTGACGGGCGGGGTTACCCTGCGGCAAATACTATGGGGAGGAAAAATGGCCGGGAAATGGGGTGTCATTGTCATCGACCTGCAGGGCGACTTTACCGAGTGGAAACAAGGGAGCCTGGCGGTTCCCGGCTCTGATGAAGATTACGTGAGAAGCGTCGAAGAGGCCACGCGGCTGCTGAAAGAGCTTCACCTCCCTGTTTTTGGCACCCAGGACTGGCACCCTCCCGATCACGTGTCCTTTGCCACGAGCCATCCGGGCAAAAGACCCTTTGAAACGACGCTTGTCAACGGAACAGTTCAAGAACTCTGGCCGCCTCATTGCATACAGGGGACGGAAAATGCCCGTATCGTTATAGACAATAACCTTTTTCTTGCAGTGGTAAAGAAGGCGCAGGACCGGATGACCGAATCATACTCCGGCTTTCAGCACGGGCACGAGCTTCACAACATACTGCGGATAAACGAAATAGAGAAAGTCATAGTCTATGGGCTTGCAGCCGATTTTTGCGTAAAGGCCACGTCCCTCAACCTCGCTGCGGCGAACTACCCGACGGTTGTTGTTGAGGATCTTTGCCGATCCGTATCTCCCCATACGGCCGCGGCCGCTGTCGACGAAATGCGACGCAAAGGGGTGCGCGTCATAAGCGCAATTGAAGAGATGATAGAGGAGATTCGCGACACCGTGGATAAGACGGGGATCGAGCGAGAAAGATCTCCCAGGCATTGTCCTTGCCCGGGAAAAGATTGCTAAACCAGGCGATGAAAAACTCAAAGGAACATTCGCCTATTTCGATCGGTGAGCGGCAGGGGCAACGACCGATCGGAGGATCCATTCAGGGGTCTCGGGCGAGAAGGTTCTTCCAACAGGTGGTCCGTAAGAGCCTGAGGGCCTATCGCAAGGCCTGTGGCTAACCTGTGGGAATTGTTTAAGGTCCATTTTTTTTGTGAAGTTTTTCTTGACACTAATTTGAACGTTCTTTAATAATGAGAGTACATGGGGGCAAATTCGGGGAGAGATTGTCAGACGGTTCCACTATCACGTGAATTTTACCTAAATTTCAACTTACCTGTTCGAACGACCTACGGCGCGACTGATCACAGTTAACGCCACACGAGTGTGGCATAGGAGAGATCCATGCCCGAACAAATTCGAAGGATCCTCGGGAAGCATGGCCGCAGTCCCGATGAACTGATCCCAATTCTGCAGGATGTCCAGGCGGTCTTCGGGTACATCGGAGAGCCTGAAGTTAAGGCTATTTCCCGATACCTTCGCATCTCGGAAAATCAGATATACGGTGTCTCATCATTCTATGCGCAATTTCGATTCACCCCGCCGGGTCGGCACGGGATCAAGGTCTGTCTCGGAACGGCCTGCCACGTCCGCGGCGGCGGAACTCTGCTCGACA
This region includes:
- a CDS encoding Xaa-Pro peptidase family protein produces the protein MLKQVGSFDPVPKDDLLNRIDRLRHLMAGAGIDFAFMVQSVDRFYFTGTMQKGVVVIPLEQEPLIFVEKGTERAAMETPLAITPVKNDREIGDILSDRHLLKGKAGLELDVLPVAVFDRLKRVVGFGRYADISKQIKEVRAIKSRFELDQIMRSGEMLSHVFARARDEVREGRTELEIEAVLMSASRKMGHQGLLRMRGINQEMMTMTVQAGFTGALPTLLDAPITGIGVTPAVPQGSSFKEVERGVPVTIDYGGGYNGYITDETRTFVVGELREPFRRPYETAQSIIEDVIAFARPGTDCRDIFRRADDMARKAGLREYFMGYGEGKVGFIGHGLGLEINELPVLTPRHEMLLERGMVFAFEPKFVLPNLGAVGIEIDLIVGPDRVERVTTNSTDIARI
- a CDS encoding isochorismatase family protein encodes the protein MAGKWGVIVIDLQGDFTEWKQGSLAVPGSDEDYVRSVEEATRLLKELHLPVFGTQDWHPPDHVSFATSHPGKRPFETTLVNGTVQELWPPHCIQGTENARIVIDNNLFLAVVKKAQDRMTESYSGFQHGHELHNILRINEIEKVIVYGLAADFCVKATSLNLAAANYPTVVVEDLCRSVSPHTAAAAVDEMRRKGVRVISAIEEMIEEIRDTVDKTGIERERSPRHCPCPGKDC
- a CDS encoding NAD(P)H-dependent oxidoreductase subunit E; translated protein: MPEQIRRILGKHGRSPDELIPILQDVQAVFGYIGEPEVKAISRYLRISENQIYGVSSFYAQFRFTPPGRHGIKVCLGTACHVRGGGTLLDSLEHGLGIHCGETTEDKRFDVDRVACLGCCALSPVVQIDRDIYSRITVNKLTELLKNYE